In one window of Gossypium hirsutum isolate 1008001.06 chromosome A01, Gossypium_hirsutum_v2.1, whole genome shotgun sequence DNA:
- the LOC107917273 gene encoding uncharacterized mitochondrial protein AtMg00860-like gives MGFLGYIMSADGIRVDPSKVSVVINWKTPKNITEVRSFLGLDGYYRRFVKDFSMIALSMTLLLQNNVEFVWSEECQQSFDQLKKMLTEAPVLTQPELEKVNVVADVLSQKSSLFTFQALNAHLSVNEDGSVLAELNAKPVFFQ, from the exons aTGGGATTTTTGGGTTACATTATGTCGGCTGATGGTATACGAGTAGATCCGAGCAAGGTGTCAGTAGTGATTAATTGGAAAACTCCAAAGAATATTACGGAAGTGcgaagttttcttggattagACGGTTACTACcgtcgatttgtgaaagatttttcAATGATTGCTTTATCTATGACTCTGTTACTACAAAATAATGTTGAATTTGTATGGTCGGAAgaatgccaacaaagttttgatcagttaaagaaAATGTTGACAGAGGCCCCAGTGTTGACTCAGCCTGAATTAG AGAAGGTAAATGTAGTGGCAGATGTACTTAGTCAGAAATCGTCATTATTTACTTTTCAGGCGTTAAATGCTCATCTGTCTGTTAATGAAGATGGTTCGGTGTTAGCTGAATTAAATGCAAAACCAGTATTCTTCCAATGA